The following are encoded together in the Bradymonas sediminis genome:
- a CDS encoding HD domain-containing protein, with the protein MKDTKKDMLDNNTKRSTPSRPKIFRDPVHNIIAFDLDDPVEATLFRLIRSRTFQRLRRIRQLGFANLVYHGAEHTRFGHSIGVAHVARRMFDALDHGFGEAERMEVLCAALLHDVGHGPFSHAIENVTLIHHENYSAQLVCDPAGDIYPILAEYDPDLPATVASYFGPRSEFPPEKHVLLDIVSSQLDADRLDYIQRDGVATGVKIGLYDFERILTMLQTYESDGGASPLSRRLAVSYRAREAVEGYLMARFHMFKQVYLHKAVRAADKMLEAVVARATALLREGYAFSAALSPGLASLLAGERLGTEAFISLDDTDIWIALKQWRNDADPILSRLSAGLLDRELYKTIDLGISDPVWIARILDRAGELAREMGLDPEYFVLTDHAYDTPYKPYDPRHGDIGAHIPIVDPDGRAAPIEQRSDMVHLLGRDSYKIVRLCVPAELRDRLVLEPVYAG; encoded by the coding sequence TTGAAAGATACGAAGAAAGATATGCTCGACAACAACACAAAACGATCGACGCCCTCGCGGCCGAAGATTTTTCGTGACCCGGTTCATAATATCATCGCCTTTGATCTCGATGACCCGGTGGAGGCGACGCTCTTTCGTCTGATCCGCTCGCGCACCTTTCAGCGCCTGCGCCGGATTCGCCAGCTTGGGTTCGCGAATCTTGTGTACCACGGGGCGGAGCACACGCGTTTTGGCCATAGCATTGGCGTGGCGCATGTGGCGCGGCGCATGTTCGACGCCCTTGACCACGGGTTTGGGGAGGCGGAGCGCATGGAGGTTCTGTGCGCCGCGCTGCTCCACGATGTGGGGCATGGGCCGTTTAGCCACGCGATTGAGAATGTGACGCTGATTCATCACGAGAATTATAGCGCGCAGCTTGTCTGTGACCCGGCGGGCGATATCTATCCGATCCTGGCCGAGTATGACCCGGATTTGCCGGCGACGGTGGCCAGTTATTTTGGGCCGCGCAGCGAGTTTCCGCCCGAGAAGCATGTGCTGCTGGATATCGTGTCGAGCCAGCTCGACGCGGACCGGCTTGATTATATCCAGCGCGACGGCGTGGCGACCGGGGTGAAGATCGGGCTCTACGATTTTGAGCGCATCCTGACGATGCTCCAGACCTATGAGAGCGACGGGGGTGCGTCGCCGTTGAGCCGGCGCCTGGCGGTGAGTTATCGGGCGCGCGAGGCGGTCGAGGGGTATTTGATGGCGCGCTTTCATATGTTTAAGCAGGTCTATCTGCATAAGGCGGTGCGCGCGGCCGATAAGATGCTCGAGGCCGTGGTGGCGCGGGCGACCGCGTTGCTGCGCGAGGGCTATGCGTTTAGCGCGGCGCTCAGCCCGGGCCTGGCGAGCTTGCTGGCGGGGGAGCGGCTGGGGACCGAGGCGTTTATTTCGCTGGATGACACCGATATCTGGATCGCGTTGAAGCAGTGGCGAAATGACGCCGATCCGATCTTGTCGCGCCTGTCGGCGGGGCTGCTCGACCGCGAGCTCTATAAGACGATCGACCTGGGGATTTCGGACCCGGTGTGGATCGCGCGCATCTTGGACCGCGCCGGGGAGTTGGCCCGTGAGATGGGCTTAGACCCGGAGTATTTCGTGCTCACCGACCACGCCTATGACACCCCATATAAGCCCTATGACCCGCGCCACGGCGATATCGGGGCGCATATCCCGATCGTCGACCCGGACGGGCGCGCGGCGCCCATCGAGCAGCGCAGCGATATGGTGCATCTGCTCGGGCGAGATTCTTATAAGATTGTGCGGTTATGTGTGCCCGCGGAGCTGCGGGATCGCCTGGTCCTGGAGCCGGTGTATGCCGGCTGA
- a CDS encoding methyltransferase domain-containing protein has translation MSDCPSCPLQDTPYDAQLVAKKERVERAFAAHPRLEGVEVAAVLASARQSGYRNRARMVVDSTAAHAQALLGFYEEQGRDVVAVQSCAAHHPQIEAALATLRPLLFANEGLRAFARFVDVRCTAGRPAKGGSEAVMITLAGSASKADEIKSIEAAALALFGELESRLEGLNVALHLNISAERNQSVLSGEQRVIGGDACLSFGLKIAGEGEAKIAELAVPPTAFFQVNLEQLEAVYPAIRPAMVDNGVLVDLYCGVGTHAIALAEMAAEGAGFSDILGFDISESAIEEAKLNAEKAGLRGQFLAADDHDAVAWIQERVAALPQGTAVSIITNPARAGMSPQAVASVAEVGAEVVFYLSCEPETLARDLDRLQDQGFAVERVEAFDFMPQTDQVETLVVLKRTGEATTPSYERAYQSLKGRRFSPGVSGPSALPDKVDESVWIAVVAGTVPGQGFLPFDRSKKARAAEKNGATQEQVKIERLRKVQGNSVVRIHAETLDDAQIRRRFRAWNHPVLGDPDFGDRNANHLAERHAYLDRLALHCVGAKVDQKWKSAPVPGQFLAMMRLPRAILEEVPQGG, from the coding sequence ATGTCGGATTGCCCCAGCTGCCCTCTTCAGGACACACCTTATGATGCCCAACTTGTCGCCAAAAAAGAGCGAGTCGAGCGGGCGTTTGCCGCGCATCCTCGCCTCGAAGGCGTGGAGGTCGCAGCGGTTCTAGCATCAGCGCGCCAAAGCGGCTACCGAAATCGTGCGCGCATGGTGGTCGACTCAACGGCCGCGCACGCCCAGGCCCTGCTGGGGTTTTACGAAGAACAGGGGCGCGACGTCGTCGCCGTTCAGAGCTGCGCTGCGCATCATCCTCAAATCGAGGCGGCGCTGGCGACCCTGCGCCCGCTGCTCTTCGCCAACGAAGGGCTGCGCGCGTTTGCCCGCTTTGTCGATGTGCGTTGCACCGCCGGGCGTCCGGCCAAAGGGGGCTCGGAGGCCGTGATGATCACGCTGGCCGGGTCGGCGTCTAAGGCCGATGAAATCAAGTCCATCGAGGCGGCCGCGCTCGCACTATTTGGCGAGCTTGAGTCCCGATTGGAAGGGCTAAACGTGGCGCTGCACCTCAATATTTCGGCGGAGCGAAATCAGTCGGTTTTGTCCGGCGAGCAGCGCGTAATTGGCGGCGACGCCTGCTTGAGCTTTGGGTTGAAGATCGCGGGCGAGGGCGAGGCGAAGATCGCCGAGTTGGCCGTGCCGCCGACCGCGTTCTTCCAGGTGAACCTCGAGCAGCTCGAGGCGGTCTATCCTGCGATTCGCCCCGCGATGGTCGACAATGGCGTGCTCGTCGACCTTTATTGCGGCGTCGGCACCCACGCGATCGCGCTGGCAGAGATGGCCGCTGAGGGCGCGGGATTCTCGGATATTCTTGGCTTCGATATCTCCGAATCCGCGATCGAAGAGGCCAAGCTGAACGCCGAAAAGGCCGGGCTTCGCGGGCAGTTTTTGGCCGCCGATGACCACGACGCGGTCGCCTGGATTCAGGAGCGCGTCGCGGCGCTTCCGCAGGGCACCGCGGTGTCGATCATCACCAACCCGGCGCGCGCGGGCATGTCGCCCCAGGCCGTCGCGTCGGTGGCCGAGGTGGGCGCAGAGGTCGTCTTCTACCTCTCCTGTGAGCCCGAGACCCTCGCCCGCGACCTGGACCGCCTGCAAGACCAGGGGTTCGCGGTCGAGCGCGTCGAGGCCTTCGATTTTATGCCGCAGACCGACCAGGTCGAGACGCTGGTCGTCCTCAAACGCACGGGTGAAGCGACCACGCCGTCGTATGAGCGCGCCTATCAGTCGCTCAAGGGGCGCCGGTTTTCGCCGGGTGTTTCGGGGCCGTCGGCGCTGCCCGATAAGGTCGATGAGAGTGTGTGGATCGCGGTCGTCGCGGGCACGGTGCCGGGGCAGGGCTTTTTGCCCTTCGACCGCTCCAAAAAGGCGCGCGCCGCCGAGAAGAACGGCGCGACCCAGGAGCAGGTGAAGATCGAGCGACTTCGCAAGGTGCAGGGCAATTCGGTGGTGCGCATCCACGCCGAGACCCTCGACGACGCGCAAATTCGCCGGCGCTTTCGGGCCTGGAATCACCCGGTGCTCGGCGACCCGGACTTCGGCGACCGCAACGCCAATCACCTGGCCGAGCGCCACGCCTATCTCGACCGCCTCGCCCTGCATTGCGTGGGGGCGAAGGTCGATCAAAAGTGGAAGTCCGCCCCCGTGCCGGGCCAATTTCTTGCGATGATGCGCCTGCCGCGGGCGATCCTCGAAGAGGTCCCCCAGGGGGGCTAA
- a CDS encoding TraR/DksA family transcriptional regulator, protein MSKLSPEALNKIREDLQKRRDELVGESLSTQSDIREADATRGGRDSLDESSTEQGISAQIRLADRDRKLIRKIDDALERLDSEDYGECEECEEPINERRLIVRPMATLCIDCKEEQERQEARNKIRPGLIDE, encoded by the coding sequence ATGAGCAAATTGAGCCCAGAAGCCCTAAATAAGATCCGCGAAGACCTCCAAAAACGCCGCGATGAGCTGGTCGGCGAGAGCCTGTCGACCCAGAGCGATATTCGCGAGGCCGACGCCACCCGCGGCGGGCGCGACTCCCTCGACGAGTCCTCCACCGAGCAGGGAATCTCGGCGCAGATCCGCCTGGCCGACCGCGACCGCAAGCTCATCCGCAAGATCGACGACGCCCTGGAGCGCCTCGACAGCGAAGATTACGGCGAGTGCGAGGAATGCGAAGAGCCCATCAATGAGCGCCGCCTCATCGTTCGCCCCATGGCCACGCTCTGCATCGACTGCAAGGAAGAGCAGGAGCGCCAGGAGGCCCGCAATAAGATTCGCCCCGGACTTATCGACGAGTAA
- the clpX gene encoding ATP-dependent Clp protease ATP-binding subunit ClpX, with protein sequence MKPTDSNSKVRCSFCGKEARDVRKLIAGPKVHICDECVSLCREIIEEDRELTPAEKKGLEDMRPRQIKAFLDEHMVGQHLAKRVISVGVYNHYKRIMADELALETPDMFDEEDEGVELTKGNILMIGPTGSGKTMMAQSLAKKLDVPFTIADATSLTEAGYVGEDVENVIKNLWLAADRDVEAASRGIVCVDEIDKIAKGGASPSSTRDVGGEGVQQALLKMVESTEVMITPEGSRNRPQQEFIQVNTSNILFMCCGSFDGLADIIRRRLGEQRMGFGSEQKKQEMSTSEVLKHVRPHDLVKFGLIPEFVGRFPVIVTFDELDEDMLVDILWKPKNSLVKQYQKLLEMENVKLRFQDDAMVAIVREAIKRKTGARGLRSIIEEIMLDVMYELPSLENVRECVITAEVLTHKEKPMLVYEKKTA encoded by the coding sequence ATGAAACCGACTGATTCAAATAGTAAGGTGCGCTGCTCTTTTTGTGGCAAAGAAGCGCGGGACGTGCGCAAACTCATCGCCGGGCCCAAGGTCCATATTTGCGACGAGTGCGTCTCCTTATGCCGCGAAATCATTGAAGAAGATCGCGAACTGACCCCGGCCGAAAAGAAGGGCCTGGAGGATATGCGCCCCCGCCAGATCAAGGCGTTCTTGGACGAGCATATGGTCGGCCAACACCTGGCCAAGCGCGTGATCTCGGTCGGCGTTTATAACCACTATAAGCGAATCATGGCCGATGAATTGGCCCTGGAAACGCCCGATATGTTCGACGAAGAAGACGAAGGCGTCGAGCTGACCAAGGGCAATATCCTGATGATCGGGCCGACCGGCAGCGGCAAGACGATGATGGCGCAGTCGCTGGCTAAAAAGCTCGACGTGCCCTTCACCATCGCCGACGCCACCAGCCTCACCGAGGCGGGCTATGTGGGCGAAGATGTCGAAAACGTCATCAAAAACCTGTGGCTCGCCGCAGACCGCGACGTCGAGGCCGCAAGCCGCGGCATCGTCTGCGTCGACGAGATCGACAAGATCGCCAAGGGCGGCGCTTCTCCCTCCTCGACCCGCGACGTCGGCGGCGAGGGCGTGCAGCAAGCCCTGCTGAAAATGGTCGAGTCGACCGAGGTGATGATCACCCCCGAGGGCAGCCGAAACCGCCCCCAACAGGAGTTCATCCAGGTCAACACCAGCAATATCCTCTTCATGTGCTGCGGCTCGTTTGACGGCCTTGCCGATATCATCCGCCGCCGCCTCGGTGAGCAGCGCATGGGCTTTGGCTCCGAGCAGAAGAAGCAGGAGATGTCGACCTCCGAGGTCCTCAAGCATGTGCGCCCGCATGACCTGGTGAAATTCGGCCTCATCCCCGAGTTCGTCGGCCGCTTCCCGGTCATCGTCACCTTCGACGAGCTCGACGAAGACATGCTCGTCGACATCCTCTGGAAGCCCAAGAACAGCCTGGTCAAGCAATACCAGAAGCTCCTGGAGATGGAGAATGTGAAGCTGCGCTTCCAGGACGACGCCATGGTCGCCATCGTGCGCGAGGCGATCAAGCGCAAGACCGGCGCGCGCGGGCTTCGCTCCATCATCGAGGAGATCATGCTCGACGTGATGTACGAGCTGCCCAGCCTCGAAAACGTGCGCGAGTGCGTCATCACCGCCGAAGTGCTCACGCACAAAGAAAAACCCATGCTGGTCTACGAAAAGAAGACCGCCTGA
- a CDS encoding universal stress protein: protein MYKIEQVLVPVDFSAFSRAALAFARTSADTPPRIHLAHILEPWRPYLRRAFFPYAALGEDDVEFEQELLDEARDALLEHLDVDLDKQKYIANLTLEYGNIKDDLSARVRSVGPDLVVMGAFGEGGVQPYMLGSSAEKLLRAVQCPTLLVRNFELAPRVKHIVVAVDLSPNSVDIVAHALGFALHVGATLELVYALPDPLTHDTNKLLARTLEFNPNRVLERSRSRIEALFDRMVDQVEVNFPDIEHAQELLSARKVVVGDPATALVKHADAVNADLIVVGAHNTATSTNRQLGRVAWTVARSAPTHVMVVPPQHAVSLLDSDDNS, encoded by the coding sequence ATGTATAAAATTGAGCAGGTGTTGGTCCCGGTTGACTTCTCAGCCTTCAGTCGCGCTGCGTTGGCCTTCGCGCGAACCAGCGCCGACACCCCGCCGCGCATTCACCTCGCCCATATTTTGGAGCCCTGGCGCCCCTATCTTCGGCGCGCGTTTTTCCCCTACGCCGCCCTGGGCGAAGACGACGTTGAGTTCGAGCAAGAGCTGCTCGACGAGGCGCGCGACGCCCTGCTCGAACACCTCGACGTCGACCTCGACAAGCAGAAATACATCGCGAACCTGACCCTTGAATACGGAAATATCAAGGACGACCTCAGCGCCCGCGTGCGCAGCGTTGGCCCCGACCTGGTGGTCATGGGCGCCTTCGGCGAGGGCGGGGTGCAGCCCTATATGCTCGGCTCGAGCGCCGAAAAACTGCTGCGCGCCGTGCAATGCCCGACGCTGCTGGTGCGCAATTTCGAGCTCGCCCCGCGCGTCAAACATATCGTGGTCGCCGTGGATTTGAGCCCCAATAGCGTCGATATCGTCGCCCACGCCCTGGGCTTCGCCCTCCACGTCGGCGCGACCCTCGAGCTGGTCTACGCCCTGCCTGACCCGCTCACCCACGACACCAATAAATTGCTCGCGCGCACCCTCGAATTTAACCCCAACAGAGTCCTGGAGCGCTCGCGCTCGCGCATCGAGGCGCTCTTCGACCGTATGGTCGACCAGGTCGAGGTTAACTTCCCGGATATCGAGCACGCACAGGAACTGCTGTCGGCGCGAAAGGTCGTCGTGGGCGACCCGGCCACCGCGCTGGTCAAGCACGCCGACGCGGTCAACGCCGACCTCATCGTCGTCGGCGCGCATAACACCGCCACCTCGACCAACCGCCAGCTCGGCCGCGTCGCCTGGACGGTCGCGCGCAGCGCGCCCACCCACGTCATGGTGGTCCCGCCCCAGCACGCGGTTTCGCTGTTAGATAGCGACGATAACTCCTAA
- a CDS encoding biotin--[acetyl-CoA-carboxylase] ligase produces MTNESEKLPPVFLFDEVGSTNDLALAAGPAQALHGACWAADYQTKGRGRREVGGGRRVWFSPQRANLYMSVLLRPEIEASRASGLTLATAAGVCGFIREQCGVDLWVKWPNDLLIGTRKVGGILSEAVSGPKGLESVVVGLGINVNLEADQIPDALREIMTSLRIEAGREFDRLGLLQGIRRRVLEYSERYARGGYASILDELRAYDRTEGRVVSVLRDGAWVDAISRGISDDGGLLVEVDGVTQNMHAGEVRFSMQDADK; encoded by the coding sequence ATGACGAATGAGTCCGAAAAGTTGCCGCCGGTCTTTCTCTTCGACGAGGTTGGGTCGACCAACGATCTGGCGCTGGCCGCAGGCCCCGCGCAGGCGTTGCATGGCGCGTGTTGGGCGGCGGATTATCAGACCAAGGGCCGGGGGCGCCGCGAGGTTGGCGGCGGTCGGCGGGTGTGGTTTTCGCCGCAGCGCGCGAATCTCTATATGTCGGTGCTTCTTCGCCCGGAGATCGAGGCGAGCCGAGCGTCGGGGCTGACGCTGGCGACGGCGGCGGGGGTGTGCGGCTTTATCCGCGAGCAATGCGGCGTGGATCTTTGGGTGAAATGGCCCAATGACCTGCTGATTGGCACGCGAAAGGTCGGCGGTATTTTGAGCGAGGCGGTGTCGGGTCCAAAGGGGCTTGAGTCTGTGGTGGTCGGGCTTGGGATCAACGTGAACCTGGAGGCCGACCAGATCCCCGATGCGTTGCGCGAGATCATGACGAGTCTGCGGATCGAGGCGGGGCGTGAGTTCGACCGCCTGGGCTTGTTGCAGGGCATTCGTCGGCGCGTGCTCGAGTATAGTGAGCGCTACGCCCGCGGAGGCTACGCGAGCATCCTCGACGAGCTTCGGGCGTATGATCGCACCGAGGGGCGCGTGGTCTCGGTGCTGCGAGATGGCGCGTGGGTGGACGCGATTTCGCGCGGGATTTCGGACGACGGCGGGTTGCTCGTCGAGGTCGACGGAGTGACGCAGAATATGCACGCGGGAGAGGTTCGGTTCTCGATGCAAGATGCTGATAAATAA
- the nadC gene encoding carboxylating nicotinate-nucleotide diphosphorylase has protein sequence MLYISPRIRRLIDMAIEEDDVGFDVASAVFFSGGAAGVNQAEVVDARLVAKQDLTLAGVAMVDAVFERVDPALKWTFDFSDGELVRRGEVIGRARGRAISILRAERIALNFLQRMSGIATQTATYVAALGESTTRILDTRKTLPGYRELDKYAVRCGGGMNHRFSLSAGVMLKDNHLAAAGGDIAEAVRRVREQAPPTLKIEVEVSNLDELQLALDASADIIMLDNMSTNMMAEAVSIVDEFCKNQRSGAVSAAGLRRHIALEASGNITLERLPELADLGLDYISSGALTHSVEAADISLKF, from the coding sequence ATGCTCTATATCAGTCCCAGAATTCGTCGTCTCATTGATATGGCCATTGAGGAAGATGATGTCGGCTTCGACGTCGCGTCGGCGGTGTTCTTTTCGGGCGGGGCGGCCGGCGTCAATCAGGCCGAAGTGGTCGATGCGCGCCTGGTGGCAAAGCAGGATTTGACGTTGGCGGGCGTGGCGATGGTCGACGCGGTTTTCGAGCGCGTGGACCCCGCGCTGAAGTGGACATTCGACTTCTCGGACGGGGAGTTGGTTCGCCGCGGCGAGGTCATCGGGCGGGCGCGTGGGCGGGCGATTTCGATCCTTCGGGCCGAGCGAATCGCCCTGAATTTCTTGCAGCGGATGTCGGGCATCGCGACTCAGACCGCGACCTATGTCGCGGCCCTTGGCGAGTCGACGACGCGGATTCTGGACACGCGTAAGACCCTCCCGGGCTACCGCGAGCTCGACAAATATGCGGTGCGCTGCGGCGGCGGCATGAATCACCGCTTTAGCCTGTCGGCGGGGGTGATGCTCAAGGATAACCACCTCGCCGCGGCCGGCGGTGATATCGCCGAGGCGGTGCGCCGGGTGCGCGAGCAGGCGCCGCCGACCCTGAAGATCGAGGTCGAGGTCAGTAATTTGGACGAGCTTCAGCTCGCCCTGGATGCCTCGGCGGACATCATTATGCTCGATAATATGAGCACCAATATGATGGCCGAGGCCGTGTCGATCGTCGACGAATTTTGCAAAAATCAGCGCTCCGGCGCGGTCTCGGCGGCCGGGCTTCGGCGCCATATCGCCCTCGAAGCCAGCGGGAATATCACGCTGGAGCGACTCCCGGAGTTGGCCGACCTCGGCCTGGATTATATCTCCTCGGGGGCGCTGACCCATTCGGTCGAAGCGGCCGATATTTCCCTGAAATTTTGA
- a CDS encoding FAD-dependent oxidoreductase, whose amino-acid sequence MKQDALTDYAHRLAYTRPARGIGAKRVREPFRVERVWDEGARYIGLSVAIDDGDFLASHVRPGQYTTFQYGEMKPRFLAIASAPKIEGVGESCWDFLIDRDSGLGAQLSEVNGLKVGRKILLSPAEGAGFPAEGAAQRSVLLFCTGAGIASLRPVMQYWHAHPEAAPANVALYYGESDLRDFAYGGEIAKWRAGGVRVQRAVENFDEAQAATLPPNWISPGHRYVQHAFEADAPSLKGAMVFVSGSPIMMEIIIEKMLRLGVSSDSIYINV is encoded by the coding sequence GTGAAGCAAGATGCCCTGACAGATTATGCCCATCGCCTGGCCTATACGCGCCCGGCGCGCGGCATCGGCGCCAAGCGTGTTCGTGAGCCGTTCCGGGTGGAGCGTGTTTGGGACGAGGGCGCCCGCTATATCGGCCTGAGCGTGGCGATCGATGACGGTGATTTTCTGGCCAGTCATGTGCGCCCCGGCCAATATACGACCTTCCAATATGGGGAGATGAAGCCGCGTTTTTTAGCGATCGCCAGCGCGCCGAAGATCGAGGGGGTCGGGGAGTCCTGCTGGGACTTTTTGATCGACCGAGACTCGGGCCTGGGCGCGCAATTGAGCGAAGTCAATGGGCTTAAAGTCGGGCGCAAGATTTTGCTGAGCCCGGCCGAGGGCGCGGGGTTTCCGGCCGAGGGCGCCGCGCAGCGCTCGGTGCTTCTTTTCTGCACGGGCGCGGGGATCGCGAGTTTGAGGCCCGTGATGCAATATTGGCACGCTCATCCCGAGGCCGCTCCGGCCAATGTCGCCCTCTATTATGGCGAGAGTGATTTGCGCGACTTCGCCTACGGCGGCGAGATCGCGAAGTGGCGCGCGGGTGGGGTGCGGGTGCAGCGGGCGGTTGAAAATTTCGATGAGGCCCAGGCGGCGACGCTGCCGCCCAATTGGATTTCGCCGGGGCATCGCTACGTGCAGCACGCGTTTGAGGCCGACGCGCCGAGCCTCAAAGGGGCGATGGTTTTTGTAAGCGGTTCCCCGATTATGATGGAAATTATAATCGAAAAGATGCTGCGTTTGGGGGTCTCGTCGGACTCAATTTATATCAATGTCTAA
- the larE gene encoding ATP-dependent sacrificial sulfur transferase LarE, with protein sequence MTPELQQKVDAILAEMKDMGQIVVGFSGGVDSSVVAALALRALGDGATAVTAVSETLAGRELDEAKEVAREIGIQHAFVELSELDDPRFRANTSARCFFCQSMRFEHLGKVAEQLGCEVLASGTNFSDLGDHRPGLKAMEERRVYQPLLDHKIDKAGVREIARWLEISVWDKPAMACLSSRIAHGIEVTNDRLRRIELAEECLHKLNFEQFRVRDHDGLARVEVAAAEMPRLLDAKILKQVAREVLASGFDRVTVEMSGFRSGSLNPRPNSDKNPASAPQKVSP encoded by the coding sequence ATGACCCCCGAATTACAGCAAAAAGTCGACGCGATCCTCGCCGAGATGAAAGACATGGGGCAAATCGTGGTGGGCTTTAGCGGCGGGGTCGACTCCTCGGTCGTCGCCGCGCTCGCCCTGCGCGCGTTGGGCGACGGCGCCACCGCCGTCACCGCCGTCAGCGAGACCCTCGCCGGGCGCGAGCTCGACGAGGCCAAAGAGGTCGCCCGCGAGATCGGCATTCAACACGCATTCGTCGAGCTCAGCGAGCTCGACGACCCGCGCTTCCGCGCCAACACCTCGGCGCGCTGCTTCTTCTGCCAGTCGATGCGCTTTGAGCACCTGGGAAAAGTCGCCGAGCAGCTTGGCTGCGAGGTCCTGGCCTCCGGCACCAACTTCTCGGACCTGGGCGACCACCGCCCCGGCCTCAAGGCGATGGAAGAGCGCCGCGTCTACCAACCCCTGCTCGACCATAAGATCGACAAAGCCGGCGTGCGCGAGATCGCGCGGTGGCTCGAGATTTCGGTCTGGGACAAGCCCGCGATGGCCTGCCTATCGTCGCGCATCGCCCACGGCATTGAGGTCACCAACGACCGCCTGCGCCGCATCGAGCTGGCCGAAGAATGCCTGCATAAGTTGAACTTCGAGCAATTTCGCGTGCGCGACCACGACGGCCTTGCCCGCGTCGAAGTCGCCGCCGCCGAAATGCCGCGCCTCCTTGACGCTAAAATACTCAAACAAGTCGCCCGCGAGGTCCTCGCCTCCGGCTTCGACCGGGTCACCGTCGAGATGTCCGGATTCCGCTCCGGAAGCCTCAACCCGCGCCCCAATTCCGACAAAAATCCGGCCTCAGCGCCGCAAAAGGTTTCACCATGA
- the larB gene encoding nickel pincer cofactor biosynthesis protein LarB — MSEDINTLLRRFKAGEVSEDEVVQRMVREPFEKHMIGRFDQHREARTGIPEVIFGEGKDPRDVRAIFLDYMERGEQLIATRVTPELLEALSDKLDALHHYADARILCTRQPEPDHTRQTVMVISAGALDRRVAEEACVSAALLKNPVERVFDVGVAGLNRFAVELDRFDNAGIIIVCAGMDGALPSIVGGLARQPVIAVPTSVGYGASFGGVAPLLSMLNSCSPGTAVMNIDNGFGAAVLATKINQLASRAAASPKG, encoded by the coding sequence ATGAGCGAAGATATCAACACGCTGCTGCGCCGCTTCAAAGCCGGCGAGGTCTCCGAAGACGAGGTCGTGCAACGCATGGTCCGCGAGCCCTTCGAAAAACATATGATCGGCCGCTTCGACCAGCACCGCGAAGCCCGCACTGGCATCCCGGAGGTCATCTTCGGCGAGGGCAAAGACCCGCGCGACGTACGCGCGATCTTCCTGGACTATATGGAGCGCGGCGAGCAACTCATCGCCACCCGCGTCACCCCGGAGCTGCTCGAGGCGCTCAGCGATAAGCTCGACGCGCTGCACCACTACGCCGACGCGCGCATCCTCTGCACCCGCCAGCCCGAGCCCGACCACACGCGCCAGACCGTCATGGTCATCTCGGCGGGGGCCCTGGACCGGCGCGTCGCCGAAGAAGCCTGCGTCAGCGCCGCGCTGCTCAAGAACCCGGTCGAGCGCGTCTTCGACGTGGGCGTCGCGGGCTTAAACCGCTTCGCCGTCGAGCTCGACCGCTTCGACAACGCCGGCATCATCATCGTCTGCGCCGGCATGGACGGCGCCCTGCCGAGCATCGTCGGCGGCCTCGCCCGTCAGCCGGTCATCGCCGTGCCCACCAGCGTCGGCTACGGCGCAAGCTTCGGCGGCGTCGCCCCGCTGCTCTCCATGCTCAACTCCTGCTCGCCGGGCACCGCCGTGATGAATATCGACAACGGCTTCGGCGCCGCGGTGCTCGCCACAAAGATCAACCAGCTCGCGTCGCGCGCCGCCGCATCGCCCAAAGGCTGA